The window TTCGTCCAGGGCCTCTGCCACGATGGTGTTGAGGGCCACGTTGGGGCCGGAGATGGACTGGGAGGAACCCACCATCCGGAACTCGAACTTGTTCCCCGTGAAGGCGAACGGCGAGGTGCGGTTGCGGTCGGTGTTGTCCTTGGGCAGATCGGGCATGGTGTCGACGCCGATCTTGAGGAAGGCGGCCGCTTTGCGGCCCGACTTCTCGCCCTTCGCGAGCTTGGTGAGGACCTCGGTGAGCTCTTCACCCAGGAACACCGAGATGATGGCCGGGGGCGCCTCGTTGGCACCCAGGCGGTGGTCGTTGCCGGAGCTGCCGCAGGTGGCGCGCATGATATCGGCGTGGGTGTCCACGGCCCTGAGGAGCGCACTCAGGAAGACCAGGAACTGGGCGTTCTCGTCCGGGGTCTGGCCGGGCTCCAGCAGATTCATGCCGGTGTCGGTGGAGAGCGACCAGTTGTTGTGCTTGCCCGAGCCGTTGATGCCCGCGTAGGGCTTCTCGTGGAGCAGGCACACCATGTCGTGGCGCAGGGCCACCTTCTGCATGGTTTCCATCACGAGCTGGTTGTGGTCGGCCGCGATGTTGGTGGTGGAGAACACCGGCGCCATCTCGTACTGGGCCGGAGCCACCTCGTTGTGCTTGGTCTTGGAGCTGATGCCCATCTTCCACAGCTCCACGTCGAGGTCGCGCATGTAGGCCGAGACCCGGTCCTTGATCGCCCCGAAGTACTGATCCTCGAGCTCCTGGCCCTTGGGTGCGGGGGCGCCGAAGATCGCCCGCCCGCACGTCATGAGATCCAGGCGCTTGAGGTAGTGCTCCTTCTCCACAAGGAAGTACTCTTGCTCGGGGCCCACGGTGGGGATCACCCGGGAGGCGGCGGTGTCGCCCAGGGCCCGGAGCACGCGCAGCGCCTGGTGGGAGACGGCCTTCATGGAGCGCAGGAGGGGGGTCTTCTTGTCCAGGGCCTCCCCCGTGTAGGAGTAGAAGGCGGTGGGGATGCACAGGGTGACGTTGCCGGCCGCATCCTCCTTGAGGAACGCAGGCGAGGTGCAGTCCCAGGCCGTGTAGCCCCGGGCCTCGAAGGTGGCCCGCAGGCCCCCGCTCGGAAACGACGAGGCGTCGGGCTCGCCCTGGATGAGCTGTTTGCCCGAAAACTCCATGATCACCCCCCCGTCGGGGGTGGGGGAGATGAAGGAGTCGTGCTTCTCGGCCGTGGAGCCGGTCAGGGGCTGGAACCAGTGGGTGTAGTGGGTCGCCCCCTTCTGGATCGCCCAGTCCTTCATGGCATTGGCGACCACGTCGGCCACCTCGGGCTTGAGGAAGATGCCCCGGTCCACGGTTTCCTTCAGGGCCCTGTAGGTCTCCTTCGGCAGCCGCTCCTTCATGGCCTTGTCGTTGAAGACGTTGGTTCCGAACAGCTCGGGTACCGCCAAGTGTGCCATGATCTGTGCCTCCCTCGTGCCGGTGCGGAGATCTCTCTGCGAGGACCTCGCGGTGTGGTGGGGGCGGGCCCAGGGGCCGCCCGTCTCGAGACAATTTTGTTTTCTGAGCGCCTGCCGTTCTACAAACTTGTCGGTCCCGCGTCCTGCCTGCCAAGACCCGGAAAGCGCTCGTGGGGCGCAAAACCTCGTGCCGGAGGTCCTGCGCCCCGGGCGCGAGGGGTCCCTTGCAAGGAGCGGACCTCCCCCGTCGGGTTCCTGCTGGGAATGGAGAATCGGGTGCCCTTCTCCCCTTTGCGGAGCGGCCGAGTCGGGTTAGGATTCCGCGGACAGTATGCTCCCCTTTGCAGGGCGGGAAAGGACGGTGTGCCGTGAAGATCATCGTGGACCCGAAGAAATGCCGCGGGGCGGGGGCCTGTGCCCAGGCCTGCCCCGAGAAGGCCATCACCCTGACGGACGGGGTGGCCCGGATCGACGAGAAGAAGTGCGACCTCGACGGGATCTGCATCGCCGCGTGTCCCCACGAGGCGCTGTCTCTTTTCGAGGACGAAGCATAGCGGAAACCTGTCGCCGAGCCGCTGGAGGAGACCATCATGCCCATCGTGAACATCGACTGGCTGGAAGGACGCACCGTAGAGCAGAAGCGGGTCATTTCGCGGAGGGTGACCGATGTGATCGTGGAGGTCTCGGGCTGCGCCCCCGAGGCGGTCACCGTGATCTTCACCGACCATCCCCGCCACGACATCGCCAAGGCGGGCAAGCTGCTCTCGGACTGACGGCGGGGACGGCTGCCGTGAAATCCTCTCGTGAGCGCACCTACACCTGCTCGGACTATCGTGAAGAGATGCGCCTGCTCGGGCTCCGGCGCCGCCTGGAACAGGAGGGCGTGAGCCGCGAGGAGCGGGTGCGCCTGCTCCAGGAGATCGAGCAGCTGGAACGGAACCTGGCGATGGGCTGACGCCGGGCGTATGATCCCCGCCGCCCCCTCCGCTTCCGCTCCCCACGAGGATTGCCGTTGACCGCGACCCCCGGCCCGCCCCTGCGGGCCCGCGCCGAAGCCTGGCTGCGCGGCGCCAGGCCCAGCGAGAACACGGCGCTCCTGGCCATGGCGGTGGCCGTGGGGCTCCTGGGCGGGGTGGGCAACCTCGTCTTCCGCCGGCTCATCGACCTCTTCCACTTCCTGATCTTCCAGGAAGGCGGGCGCCTCCTCGGGGTGGAGGCGGGTTTCCCGGCGGTGCTCCTCCTGCCGCTCCTGCCCATGGCGGGGGCGGCGCTCCTGGTGCCCCTGGATCTCCTCTTTCCCGGGGAGGTCCGGGGCTACGGCCTGCCCCGCTTTCTGGAGGCGGTGAACCTCAAGGGGGCCGTCTTCCGGGCCCGCGCCCTGGTGGGGAAGTCCCTGGCGGCAGCGGTGACCATCGGCACCGGGGGCTCCGCCGGCATGGAGGGCCCCATCGCGGCGATCGGCGGGGCCATCGGCTCCCTGCTGGGGCAGGCCCTGCGGGTGGGGCACGAGCGCCTGCGCACCCTGGTGGCCTGCGGCGTGGCCGCGGGAGTGGGGGGGACCTTCAACGCCCCCATCGCCGGGGTCTTCTTCGCCCAGGAGATCGTGCTCCTGCGCTCCTTCGAGGCCACGAGCTTCACGCCCATCGTCATCAGCTCCGCCATCGGCACCCTGGTGACCCGCGCGGTGGAGGGGAACTTCCCCGCCTTCGCGGTGCCCCACTACGCCCTCCAGAGCCCCTGGG is drawn from Thermodesulfobacteriota bacterium and contains these coding sequences:
- a CDS encoding glutamine synthetase III, which produces MAHLAVPELFGTNVFNDKAMKERLPKETYRALKETVDRGIFLKPEVADVVANAMKDWAIQKGATHYTHWFQPLTGSTAEKHDSFISPTPDGGVIMEFSGKQLIQGEPDASSFPSGGLRATFEARGYTAWDCTSPAFLKEDAAGNVTLCIPTAFYSYTGEALDKKTPLLRSMKAVSHQALRVLRALGDTAASRVIPTVGPEQEYFLVEKEHYLKRLDLMTCGRAIFGAPAPKGQELEDQYFGAIKDRVSAYMRDLDVELWKMGISSKTKHNEVAPAQYEMAPVFSTTNIAADHNQLVMETMQKVALRHDMVCLLHEKPYAGINGSGKHNNWSLSTDTGMNLLEPGQTPDENAQFLVFLSALLRAVDTHADIMRATCGSSGNDHRLGANEAPPAIISVFLGEELTEVLTKLAKGEKSGRKAAAFLKIGVDTMPDLPKDNTDRNRTSPFAFTGNKFEFRMVGSSQSISGPNVALNTIVAEALDEIATRLEKAKDVNAEILAIVKETMNAHGRIIFNGNNYSEEWVVEAEKRGLPNVRNTVDALKAFVTKKAVKLFEKYEVLSKEELHSRYDIYVEQYAKHINIEAQTALHMVRRQYVPAVVRFMTELGQSVQAAGAQAGVQKDLLAQVGGLLQSASKSAATVEKEGQKARSADGTEKQAAAFRDKVVPALAALRADIDALEEIAPSDLWPVPTYSDLLFKL
- a CDS encoding 4Fe-4S binding protein — translated: MKIIVDPKKCRGAGACAQACPEKAITLTDGVARIDEKKCDLDGICIAACPHEALSLFEDEA
- a CDS encoding tautomerase family protein; amino-acid sequence: MPIVNIDWLEGRTVEQKRVISRRVTDVIVEVSGCAPEAVTVIFTDHPRHDIAKAGKLLSD